In Zingiber officinale cultivar Zhangliang chromosome 8B, Zo_v1.1, whole genome shotgun sequence, a single genomic region encodes these proteins:
- the LOC122014643 gene encoding trihelix transcription factor GTL1-like isoform X3, producing the protein MQQKSGEGLQFQAEMSGSRPQGLVESTQPPPLPAAQQLTETPSPISSRPPPPPAPTPGAVNFDELGSAVAGAVGFLDDEEAERGGPSGSRWPKQETLALLKIRSEMDAAFRDATFKGPLWEEISRKLAELGYKRSSKKCKEKFENVHKYYKRTKEGRAGRQDGKTYRFFTQLEALHGRSGGGDATTSTAIAAQPITAEPPATFSFTTSPMSAPPAATRIQPFPISAAAPPLVLTPTRLVPEIGQQRLSSSTAVAGISFSSNSSFSSSSDSDSDEEMAEAGGNAEERKRKRGNTGRPARRQMMAFFEGLMRQVMERQEAMQQRFLEAIEKREQERMKREEAWLLQEMARLSREQELLVQERAMAASRDAAVISYLQKITGQSITLPTIPSATTLPLATSVVALTSLPSHNPPPAPPPPSNPPQPPPSLQKHEAAQRSTEITIQTSPASHLAPINAEQQEGRGPGSGGFDAPASSSRWPKTEVHALIKLRSELESRYQEAGPKGPLWDEISSSMQRLGYNRNSKRCKEKWENINKYFKKVKDSNKKRQEDSKTCPYFDQLDALYRRKQFGSAAGGSRSLAAQQQQEHLDTNPTKEYLPLQLHPPAPQDHGKNEKTNDGNSDTGGAVQVPTSNGGHTPSFIEEGMKKKTL; encoded by the exons ATGCAGCAGAAGTCGGGAGAAGGCCTACAATTCCAGGCGGAGATGTCGGGTAGTCGACCTCAGGGGCTGGTCGAGTCCACACAGCCGCCGCCGCTGCCGGCGGCTCAACAGCTGACGGAGACCCCCTCGCCGATCAGCTCCCGGCCTCCTCCTCCGCCGGCGCCAACTCCGGGCGCGGTCAATTTCGACGAGCTGGGTTCAGCCGTAGCAGGAGCGGTGGGGTTCCTGGACGACGAGGAGGCAGAGCGCGGCGGGCCCTCCGGAAGCCGGTGGCCTAAGCAGGAGACGCTGGCGCTGCTCAAGATCAGGTCGGAGATGGACGCCGCCTTCCGGGACGCCACCTTCAAGGGTCCTCTCTGGGAGGAAATCTCCAG GAAGCTAGCTGAGTTGGGATACAAGAGGAGCTCGAAGAAGTGCAAGGAGAAATTTGAGAACGTGCACAAGTACTACAAGCGCACTAAAGAAGGCCGTGCCGGCCGCCAGGACGGGAAGACCTACCGCTTCTTCACCCAGCTCGAGGCTCTCCATGGCAGAAGTGGGGGAGGCGACGCCACCACGTCCACTGCCATCGCCGCCCAGCCGATAACTGCCGAACCGCCCGCCACATTTAGCTTTACTACGTCTCCCATGTCGGCGCCGCCAGCTGCTACGAGAATTCAACCGTTTCCCATCTCAGCCGCCGCCCCTCCGCTTGTCCTCACGCCGACGAGGCTCGTCCCCGAGATTGGCCAGCAGCGACTCTCGAGCTCGACGGCCGTGGCCGGAATTAGCTTCTCGTCcaactcttccttttcttcttcgtcggactccGACTCGGATGAGGAGATGGCGGAGGCCGGCGGCAACGCAGAGGAACGGAAGAGGAAGCGGGGAAATACTGGCCGACCGGCTCGGCGGCAAATGATGGCTTTCTTCGAGGGATTGATGAGACAGGTAATGGAGCGGCAGGAGGCCATGCAACAGCGCTTCCTGGAGGCGATCGAGAAAAGAGAACAGGAAAGAATGAAGCGAGAAGAGGCATGGCTCCTGCAGGAGATGGCGCGGCTCAGCCGCGAGCAGGAGCTGCTCGTTCAGGAGCGCGCCATGGCGGCATCTCGCGACGCGGCGGTTATATCCTACCTTCAGAAGATCACCGGCCAGTCCATTACGCTTCCCACCATACCGTCGGCGACTACCCTTCCGCTGGCCACCTCCGTGGTAGCTCTAACTTCTCTCCCTTCACATAATCCTCCTCCTGCACCACCTCCGCCATCGAATCCGCCGCAGCCACCGCCATCTTTGCAGAAACATGAAGCCGCGCAACGTTCTACTGAAATCACCATTCAGACCTCCCCGGCATCGCATCTTGCCCCCATTAACGCTGAGCAGCAAGAAGGCCGCGGGCCAGGAAGTGGTGGCTTTGACGCGCCGGCTTCGTCGTCGAGGTGGCCCAAGACGGAGGTCCATGCGTTGATCAAGCTCCGGAGTGAACTTGAATCGAGGTACCAAGAAGCCGGACCAAAAGGCCCTCTTTGGGACGAGATCTCCTCCTCAATGCAGCGCCTCGGCTACAACCGcaactccaagagatgcaaggAGAAGTGGGAGAACATCAACAAGTACTTCAAGAAGGTGAAGGATAGCAACAAGAAGCGGCAGGAGGACTCTAAGACCTGCCCTTATTTCGACCAATTGGACGCTCTTTACCGCCGGAAGCAATTCGGCAGTGCTGCCGGCGGCAGCAGAAGCTTGGCAGCTCAACAGCAGCAGGAGCATTTAGATACCAATCCCACAAAAGAATACTTACCCCTACAATTACATCCTCCGGCGCCTCAGGATCACGGAAAGAATGAAAAAACAAACGACGGAAATTCAGACACCGGAGGAGCAGTACAAGTTCCAACTAGTAATGGTGGCCACACACCCAGTTTCATCGAGGAAGGAAtgaagaag AAGACATTGTGA
- the LOC122014643 gene encoding trihelix transcription factor GTL1-like isoform X2 has protein sequence MQQKSGEGLQFQAEMSGSRPQGLVESTQPPPLPAAQQLTETPSPISSRPPPPPAPTPGAVNFDELGSAVAGAVGFLDDEEAERGGPSGSRWPKQETLALLKIRSEMDAAFRDATFKGPLWEEISRKLAELGYKRSSKKCKEKFENVHKYYKRTKEGRAGRQDGKTYRFFTQLEALHGRSGGGDATTSTAIAAQPITAEPPATFSFTTSPMSAPPAATRIQPFPISAAAPPLVLTPTRLVPEIGQQRLSSSTAVAGISFSSNSSFSSSSDSDSDEEMAEAGGNAEERKRKRGNTGRPARRQMMAFFEGLMRQVMERQEAMQQRFLEAIEKREQERMKREEAWLLQEMARLSREQELLVQERAMAASRDAAVISYLQKITGQSITLPTIPSATTLPLATSVVALTSLPSHNPPPAPPPPSNPPQPPPSLQKHEAAQRSTEITIQTSPASHLAPINAEQQEGRGPGSGGFDAPASSSRWPKTEVHALIKLRSELESRYQEAGPKGPLWDEISSSMQRLGYNRNSKRCKEKWENINKYFKKVKDSNKKRQEDSKTCPYFDQLDALYRRKQFGSAAGGSRSLAAQQQQEHLDTNPTKEYLPLQLHPPAPQDHGKNEKTNDGNSDTGGAVQVPTSNGGHTPSFIEEGMKKILPFEARRHCERANYGTKAATRDGGCGLR, from the exons ATGCAGCAGAAGTCGGGAGAAGGCCTACAATTCCAGGCGGAGATGTCGGGTAGTCGACCTCAGGGGCTGGTCGAGTCCACACAGCCGCCGCCGCTGCCGGCGGCTCAACAGCTGACGGAGACCCCCTCGCCGATCAGCTCCCGGCCTCCTCCTCCGCCGGCGCCAACTCCGGGCGCGGTCAATTTCGACGAGCTGGGTTCAGCCGTAGCAGGAGCGGTGGGGTTCCTGGACGACGAGGAGGCAGAGCGCGGCGGGCCCTCCGGAAGCCGGTGGCCTAAGCAGGAGACGCTGGCGCTGCTCAAGATCAGGTCGGAGATGGACGCCGCCTTCCGGGACGCCACCTTCAAGGGTCCTCTCTGGGAGGAAATCTCCAG GAAGCTAGCTGAGTTGGGATACAAGAGGAGCTCGAAGAAGTGCAAGGAGAAATTTGAGAACGTGCACAAGTACTACAAGCGCACTAAAGAAGGCCGTGCCGGCCGCCAGGACGGGAAGACCTACCGCTTCTTCACCCAGCTCGAGGCTCTCCATGGCAGAAGTGGGGGAGGCGACGCCACCACGTCCACTGCCATCGCCGCCCAGCCGATAACTGCCGAACCGCCCGCCACATTTAGCTTTACTACGTCTCCCATGTCGGCGCCGCCAGCTGCTACGAGAATTCAACCGTTTCCCATCTCAGCCGCCGCCCCTCCGCTTGTCCTCACGCCGACGAGGCTCGTCCCCGAGATTGGCCAGCAGCGACTCTCGAGCTCGACGGCCGTGGCCGGAATTAGCTTCTCGTCcaactcttccttttcttcttcgtcggactccGACTCGGATGAGGAGATGGCGGAGGCCGGCGGCAACGCAGAGGAACGGAAGAGGAAGCGGGGAAATACTGGCCGACCGGCTCGGCGGCAAATGATGGCTTTCTTCGAGGGATTGATGAGACAGGTAATGGAGCGGCAGGAGGCCATGCAACAGCGCTTCCTGGAGGCGATCGAGAAAAGAGAACAGGAAAGAATGAAGCGAGAAGAGGCATGGCTCCTGCAGGAGATGGCGCGGCTCAGCCGCGAGCAGGAGCTGCTCGTTCAGGAGCGCGCCATGGCGGCATCTCGCGACGCGGCGGTTATATCCTACCTTCAGAAGATCACCGGCCAGTCCATTACGCTTCCCACCATACCGTCGGCGACTACCCTTCCGCTGGCCACCTCCGTGGTAGCTCTAACTTCTCTCCCTTCACATAATCCTCCTCCTGCACCACCTCCGCCATCGAATCCGCCGCAGCCACCGCCATCTTTGCAGAAACATGAAGCCGCGCAACGTTCTACTGAAATCACCATTCAGACCTCCCCGGCATCGCATCTTGCCCCCATTAACGCTGAGCAGCAAGAAGGCCGCGGGCCAGGAAGTGGTGGCTTTGACGCGCCGGCTTCGTCGTCGAGGTGGCCCAAGACGGAGGTCCATGCGTTGATCAAGCTCCGGAGTGAACTTGAATCGAGGTACCAAGAAGCCGGACCAAAAGGCCCTCTTTGGGACGAGATCTCCTCCTCAATGCAGCGCCTCGGCTACAACCGcaactccaagagatgcaaggAGAAGTGGGAGAACATCAACAAGTACTTCAAGAAGGTGAAGGATAGCAACAAGAAGCGGCAGGAGGACTCTAAGACCTGCCCTTATTTCGACCAATTGGACGCTCTTTACCGCCGGAAGCAATTCGGCAGTGCTGCCGGCGGCAGCAGAAGCTTGGCAGCTCAACAGCAGCAGGAGCATTTAGATACCAATCCCACAAAAGAATACTTACCCCTACAATTACATCCTCCGGCGCCTCAGGATCACGGAAAGAATGAAAAAACAAACGACGGAAATTCAGACACCGGAGGAGCAGTACAAGTTCCAACTAGTAATGGTGGCCACACACCCAGTTTCATCGAGGAAGGAAtgaagaag ATTCTTCCATTTGAAGCCAGAAGACATTGTGAAAGAGCTAATTATGGAACAAAGGCAGCAACAAGGGATGGTGGATGTGGACTACGATAA
- the LOC122014643 gene encoding trihelix transcription factor GTL1-like isoform X1, which produces MQQKSGEGLQFQAEMSGSRPQGLVESTQPPPLPAAQQLTETPSPISSRPPPPPAPTPGAVNFDELGSAVAGAVGFLDDEEAERGGPSGSRWPKQETLALLKIRSEMDAAFRDATFKGPLWEEISRKLAELGYKRSSKKCKEKFENVHKYYKRTKEGRAGRQDGKTYRFFTQLEALHGRSGGGDATTSTAIAAQPITAEPPATFSFTTSPMSAPPAATRIQPFPISAAAPPLVLTPTRLVPEIGQQRLSSSTAVAGISFSSNSSFSSSSDSDSDEEMAEAGGNAEERKRKRGNTGRPARRQMMAFFEGLMRQVMERQEAMQQRFLEAIEKREQERMKREEAWLLQEMARLSREQELLVQERAMAASRDAAVISYLQKITGQSITLPTIPSATTLPLATSVVALTSLPSHNPPPAPPPPSNPPQPPPSLQKHEAAQRSTEITIQTSPASHLAPINAEQQEGRGPGSGGFDAPASSSRWPKTEVHALIKLRSELESRYQEAGPKGPLWDEISSSMQRLGYNRNSKRCKEKWENINKYFKKVKDSNKKRQEDSKTCPYFDQLDALYRRKQFGSAAGGSRSLAAQQQQEHLDTNPTKEYLPLQLHPPAPQDHGKNEKTNDGNSDTGGAVQVPTSNGGHTPSFIEEGMKKPEDIVKELIMEQRQQQGMVDVDYDKMDDETDSENLDQVDDDDDDDDDDEDSKKQYKIQFQRPNGGNGTAATTTTTAAAAASSFLAMVQ; this is translated from the exons ATGCAGCAGAAGTCGGGAGAAGGCCTACAATTCCAGGCGGAGATGTCGGGTAGTCGACCTCAGGGGCTGGTCGAGTCCACACAGCCGCCGCCGCTGCCGGCGGCTCAACAGCTGACGGAGACCCCCTCGCCGATCAGCTCCCGGCCTCCTCCTCCGCCGGCGCCAACTCCGGGCGCGGTCAATTTCGACGAGCTGGGTTCAGCCGTAGCAGGAGCGGTGGGGTTCCTGGACGACGAGGAGGCAGAGCGCGGCGGGCCCTCCGGAAGCCGGTGGCCTAAGCAGGAGACGCTGGCGCTGCTCAAGATCAGGTCGGAGATGGACGCCGCCTTCCGGGACGCCACCTTCAAGGGTCCTCTCTGGGAGGAAATCTCCAG GAAGCTAGCTGAGTTGGGATACAAGAGGAGCTCGAAGAAGTGCAAGGAGAAATTTGAGAACGTGCACAAGTACTACAAGCGCACTAAAGAAGGCCGTGCCGGCCGCCAGGACGGGAAGACCTACCGCTTCTTCACCCAGCTCGAGGCTCTCCATGGCAGAAGTGGGGGAGGCGACGCCACCACGTCCACTGCCATCGCCGCCCAGCCGATAACTGCCGAACCGCCCGCCACATTTAGCTTTACTACGTCTCCCATGTCGGCGCCGCCAGCTGCTACGAGAATTCAACCGTTTCCCATCTCAGCCGCCGCCCCTCCGCTTGTCCTCACGCCGACGAGGCTCGTCCCCGAGATTGGCCAGCAGCGACTCTCGAGCTCGACGGCCGTGGCCGGAATTAGCTTCTCGTCcaactcttccttttcttcttcgtcggactccGACTCGGATGAGGAGATGGCGGAGGCCGGCGGCAACGCAGAGGAACGGAAGAGGAAGCGGGGAAATACTGGCCGACCGGCTCGGCGGCAAATGATGGCTTTCTTCGAGGGATTGATGAGACAGGTAATGGAGCGGCAGGAGGCCATGCAACAGCGCTTCCTGGAGGCGATCGAGAAAAGAGAACAGGAAAGAATGAAGCGAGAAGAGGCATGGCTCCTGCAGGAGATGGCGCGGCTCAGCCGCGAGCAGGAGCTGCTCGTTCAGGAGCGCGCCATGGCGGCATCTCGCGACGCGGCGGTTATATCCTACCTTCAGAAGATCACCGGCCAGTCCATTACGCTTCCCACCATACCGTCGGCGACTACCCTTCCGCTGGCCACCTCCGTGGTAGCTCTAACTTCTCTCCCTTCACATAATCCTCCTCCTGCACCACCTCCGCCATCGAATCCGCCGCAGCCACCGCCATCTTTGCAGAAACATGAAGCCGCGCAACGTTCTACTGAAATCACCATTCAGACCTCCCCGGCATCGCATCTTGCCCCCATTAACGCTGAGCAGCAAGAAGGCCGCGGGCCAGGAAGTGGTGGCTTTGACGCGCCGGCTTCGTCGTCGAGGTGGCCCAAGACGGAGGTCCATGCGTTGATCAAGCTCCGGAGTGAACTTGAATCGAGGTACCAAGAAGCCGGACCAAAAGGCCCTCTTTGGGACGAGATCTCCTCCTCAATGCAGCGCCTCGGCTACAACCGcaactccaagagatgcaaggAGAAGTGGGAGAACATCAACAAGTACTTCAAGAAGGTGAAGGATAGCAACAAGAAGCGGCAGGAGGACTCTAAGACCTGCCCTTATTTCGACCAATTGGACGCTCTTTACCGCCGGAAGCAATTCGGCAGTGCTGCCGGCGGCAGCAGAAGCTTGGCAGCTCAACAGCAGCAGGAGCATTTAGATACCAATCCCACAAAAGAATACTTACCCCTACAATTACATCCTCCGGCGCCTCAGGATCACGGAAAGAATGAAAAAACAAACGACGGAAATTCAGACACCGGAGGAGCAGTACAAGTTCCAACTAGTAATGGTGGCCACACACCCAGTTTCATCGAGGAAGGAAtgaagaag CCAGAAGACATTGTGAAAGAGCTAATTATGGAACAAAGGCAGCAACAAGGGATGGTGGATGTGGACTACGATAAGATGGACGACGAGACTGACAGCGAAAATCTTGACCAAGTTGACGACGAcgatgacgacgacgacgacgacgaggacAGTAAGAAACAGTACAAGATACAGTTTCAGCGTCCTAACGGCGGGAACGGGACTGCGGCAACCACCACCACGACGGCGGCGGCCGCAGCAAGTTCCTTCTTGGCTATGGTTCAGTAA